One window of Oreochromis niloticus isolate F11D_XX linkage group LG23, O_niloticus_UMD_NMBU, whole genome shotgun sequence genomic DNA carries:
- the ctxn1 gene encoding cortexin-1 codes for MNAFPSFSAPPPNTPTIQSVCKPCLRAPWRMNDVPTLDYELLLSPASSSLTGNHGGGSSSPPLALVGVDTEQRTALAFVGLLMLFLVFLLVRCFRILLDPYSRMPASSWTDHKEGLERGQFDYALV; via the coding sequence ATGAACGCCTTCCCTTCCTTCTCCGCACCTCCACCCAACACACCAACCATCCAGTCAGTGTGTAAGCCCTGTCTTCGGGCCCCGTGGAGGATGAACGATGTGCCCACACTTGACTACGAGTTGCTGCTGTCCCCAGCCAGCTCCTCCCTCACCGGCAATCATggcggcggcagcagcagcccaCCTCTGGCCTTGGTCGGGGTGGACACGGAGCAGCGCACCGCTTTAGCCTTTGTAGGCCTCCTCATGCTCTTCTTGGTCTTCCTGCTGGTCAGATGCTTCAGGATCCTTCTGGACCCCTACAGCCGCATGCCTGCATCATCCTGGACTGACCACAAGGAGGGGCTGGAGAGGGGTCAGTTTGATTATGCACTGGTGTAG